Proteins co-encoded in one Sulfuricystis thermophila genomic window:
- the rpsL gene encoding 30S ribosomal protein S12 translates to MPTINQLVRKPRQAEKTKSKVPALGGCPAKRGVCTRVYTTTPKKPNSALRKVAKVRLTNGFEVISYIGGEGHNLQEHSVVLIRGGRVKDLPGVRYHIVRGSLDTQGVKDRKQARSKYGAKRPKKA, encoded by the coding sequence ATGCCGACAATTAATCAGCTTGTGCGCAAGCCGCGGCAAGCAGAAAAGACGAAAAGCAAGGTGCCTGCCCTGGGTGGCTGTCCGGCCAAGAGGGGTGTATGTACCCGGGTCTATACGACGACGCCGAAAAAGCCAAATTCGGCACTTCGCAAGGTGGCAAAGGTGCGCCTGACGAACGGATTTGAGGTGATTTCCTACATCGGTGGAGAGGGTCATAACCTTCAGGAGCACTCGGTCGTTTTGATACGCGGCGGCCGTGTCAAGGATCTCCCTGGCGTGCGTTATCACATCGTGCGTGGTAGTTTGGATACCCAGGGGGTCAAAGATAGGAAGCAGGCTCGCTCGAAGTATGGTGCCA